The Dioscorea cayenensis subsp. rotundata cultivar TDr96_F1 chromosome 18, TDr96_F1_v2_PseudoChromosome.rev07_lg8_w22 25.fasta, whole genome shotgun sequence genome includes the window GCCTTAAAACATTTCAGCATATATATaagaacatatatatgtatacaagaTCCATAATGAGTATAAAAGAATCAATTTGCTAAAATGAAGGTTTTGACAttcataaatcataaattagcATAATACAAGctttaaaagaattataaatgAAACATGTCACAAACTCGTCAACAAACCAATCTTCCAAAGAGTGTAAAGGAGTTCACATCTCAAAGATTTCTTTTgcatgaaaacataatttcacAAAACATAAAGTTTGCATATAAATCATATGAGTAGTTGCCTAGAAAACTTCTCCAAACTCTAGTTGTGGCTATTGCTAGGTTCAAAGCAGTCAAGGTTCTCATGCACTTGACATTGACCCACCAGGATACCGTATGATGACTCCGGATTCCTGTGTACCACCCAATCAAGAATCTCCATGCTACTTGAAATGGGCACATAAAAATATGTCATCCATGCCACCTCTTAGTTTAGTCCATGGAGACCCCCTAGTGCAATAGAAAGGGCTAAGCCCTGCATCACCATCCAAACCCTATcaagatcatcaagaccatagCGCAACACTTTCGTGTATATGCTCAAGACCTATAGGTATCCGAATAATAAATTCATGTTCAAGCATATCATAATGTCTACATTCAGGGCAAGCATCTGCATttcatgaatgaaaaccatttTCATAACCATAGATCTCAAAAGCATGATTATGCGAAcaagatttcacaaatcattccaatcCATGAATACAAGTAAAATCATAATCATTTTCATTTATGTGTTTAGAATTTCATATAAAAGTCAATAACAAAGCAAACTATTTCAAACCAATTGTaacattaatttaatatgaaaaagtCATGAAACAATTTCATCAAATGATTAAAAGTATTTGGAGATCCTAACAGAACCATGCAAtgcaacataacccactcacaacatAGAAGACTAGTTTCCACAAGGGTGCTACTCCTTTGCTGACTCCTTGCCTCGAGCCTAGCtttcaccacctaaccaaaacacaaccacacacacacaagagcCAAGTAACAAAGGAGAATGAGtaataatcaaaagaaaagagaaaagagatgcATAAAAAGAAACCCCAAATCTATATGCAATGGTACTCTAAAAGAGGCTCAAGGTTGTCTCAACTTGAGTCCAAGAAGTCCTAAAGAATTTCTATGGAGATCGACTCCCTTCCtaatcaaagaaacaagagaaagacaTAGAATTTATTAGTACTACTGATGTACCCCTTGCATATCAGCAAATGCATGGGTCGTGCAAGTAGTATAATATACAAAAGTGGGttgagtagtcaaatccacGAGGACTAGTGTAGCTCTTAGTACTagtaaaatttcaaatatctaGCTAATTCAAATGATTTGGTTAAATTCTAAtcctaaataaataaagagatatgagaagaaagagagagaagataGATAGGGTTTAGGTTGAAAAGACAACAGTTGAAAGGATAGTGCCCCAGATTAATCCCCTCAACAAATGTATTGTGTAGGCAATGATTACATATACATCTCCTTGGACCGTGGTAAACACCTATGAAAGGTTTGATAATATACGACCTTACTTAAGGCTCAAAGAAGACTCAACCCCTTTCCTAATGTGTTCCCTAGCTAGATGGATCTCTTGATCATCATCTAGACAACAGATGTGTAACTAAGGTTAACATGCTTCTTGATTGCAATTGCAACTATAGAGATTATGCATGCCAGGGTTTACTACACAACTAACGGCAATTcttacatcaagttttgcaacataCAGCATCAAGACAATCAACACAAAGATGAGCAACCAAGATAAACGAGAGGGATATCACAAGGAAACTCAACTATCAAAGCAACTAAGTTCAAAACATCACAAGTCAAGGATTATAATCCGGGGCACCAAACGATGGATAGCCTCTCATGGTTCTATAATACATTAAGGGAAAACAACAACAGAATGAAATGCAATCCATAagactcccttcttgcttcacaatccttGTCGGAGAGTGACCTATGATGACCTTGCCGGCGTTCCTCCATTCCCATGATGATCTTTCCATTCAGATATGACCCTGAATGGTGCCCAACTGTGCCTTAAATCTTGTctcaaagaaagaagaaaaaagatctTTTCAAAACCTAACTTTGGGGCTTAAAAACACCGTTTTCGATGCAAGCACTGTCGTACTCCATGTCGTGCTCTTGACCATGCTTCCTCGGCGTGTCTTGGAACTTGTTCTCCATGCGATTGTAGCCTAAATAGTAAAGTGCAAGGGGGTAAGTACCCCCATGCTTGCTGATCGTGCTTCAAAAGTATATTGGTGCTAGGAGTAAGGAAGCCATGCTCTTTTCTCTATGAAAATCCAAGTAAAATGCATAGGCACGGTCTGAAACATGGGTGTGCTTACCGACCATGCTTGCCCTGAAAAGTGCATGCCAGCTCTGTTTCACACCGGAAATCATCTCATTTCATTCTTTTCAACCCAAGACCTAATTATCTACATCATTTAGCAAGCATACCCCAAGTAACatctatttataagaaataaagGTGAAAAGATAAGCAATTCATGCAATAAGGTATAcgaaaatatctatataaaatgaaCTCATCAGCTACAGTATTCAAGAAATGGAAGATACGTAGTCTTCACTCATGCTTCTCTCATCTAACATACAAGAATGGTAACCCTCAAAGCTCACCAATCTCAACATTCACAACTATAGATCCCCCGAGAAATGGAACACAATTACAAGGAGGAATCGAAGGATCTAGCTTACCTCAATGATCCTACCCCCTCACAAACAAGGATAGAGCAATAATCAAACTCCTCGTGCTCAACAATCAAAGACCAACTTTCATTCTACCAAGGATGAAGAACATTgagcaaaacaaagaaagaatcaAAGTGATGGAACATCATACTTTGCTAACttcaaaagagaaggaatgATGGAGAATTAAGCTTCTTCCAAAAATGAGGATGAAGGATTTTAAGATGGAGATCTCTCATCCAAAgataaaaactaagaaaaatgagggaaaagagaggaagaagagaataAAAAGGGTATAGGGCATGGAAATGAGAAAATAACCCTAGCCTCTTCTCCTAAAGACTCAGAAAAATTCAACCACTCGCATGTTGTGCGGCCTCACATATGGGCACACAGTTAGGAAGCACGCCTGCCTGGTCATTCTGTACGCCCAGCCTTAAGGGCGCACGATATGCAGCATGACCCGCTGGACATGGCGTGCTGGCGTGTGGGTGCACGCTCGTCCACTCGAGTCAAAAATGACACCAAACTGACTCTTTAGCACTTCAAACTACTTGGTAATCCTCATCGAGGCATTTATAAGGAAAACTCGACCAAGGTTTCATGTGAACACACAAGAAAAGACCAAAATACCACAATTTTTATATTAGCTATAAGTATTCTTGAGATTCTTCTTTGTTGCTTTATGCTTGAAATTATATTGTATGAAAGTTTTAATTGCATATCTGATTTGTGTGATGATGATTGAGATATCCATCATGTTAGGTCAGACATAGGAGATAGGGGTTGAGTGCACTTCCAGAGCTAGGATGTATGGCGCCAAACTTTTTTGGAGATTGTGTGCATGCCTAGAGATAGAGTGTGTGGTGTCAAACTCCTCGGAGGATGAGTGTATCTATAGATTTAGAGTGTATGGTGTTGAACCCTCTAGATTAGGGTTAAACCTAATAGAGGGATTCACAGAGTGTCATGCAATCATAGGAAAATGCATCATTACAGTATGGAATTAGGGTTGATTGCCTAGATCAAAGGGATCAACTATTCTAGGAATCTCCATGGTCCAAGAGTGCTCTGCCAATAGCCAATATAGGAAGTTACTGCAAGAGTCTTGAGAGAAGTGAGCCTAAGGTACCATTAAATCCCTTGATTTGACCCCGAGTTGTCATCTCTCATCGCTTTAGTTTTAGATTGTCATAATTAGGATTAACAACATCAATCTTCTTTTATATCTTAGATAATATAGGGTGAAGAAGTAGTAGTAGAGAtggtccctgtggattcaactacctaaCCTTTAGGTATATTATACTACCTTTTACGCCCTTCGCACTTGTGGTGTATACGCAAGGGCATgtcaaaacaaaaagcaaaagtttaaaggcataaaaaaaaatttctataagGATCCTTCTTATCTTAAAAAGAATTGCCTAAAGTATCATGCCTTGCTCATGAAGAAAAGTATACCTCTAATTCTTATTTGTACAGAGGTTATTTTAGCTTCAACTCCTAGATATACTTGGTGGTTGGATTCAAGAGGTACCATTCACATAAGTACATCTATGTAAGGTTGCAGAGCTACCATTTAACCAAGTTATTATGAAAGATTCATCTATATGGGGAATGGTAGTATAGCTAATGTTGAAGTTGTGGGtgtttttagattttcttaaaagaatgATGTTGTTTGGAATTATGTGAGACACATGTTGTATTGTCTTGTAGACGGAatctaatttctaaatttttttggacaaagAAGGCTATTCTTGCCTTTTTAGAAATAGACAATATTGTCTCTATTATTGTGTATAAATTCTTTATCTAAAATTGACAATCTGTATTTGTTAAACACGGCTTCTTCAAGTAGTGAAACCTTGCATGTGACTACATGTGGCACTAAATGAAAATTAAccaataagatttttttttgtggcaCAGTTGTTTGGCACACGTTTCTGGAAATAGAATTGCTAGGCTTGTGTCAATAGGATTTCTTGATGCACTTAACCATTTGGATATATTTATGTTGAGTGTATCAAAGGAAAAAtgacaaacaataaaataaaacaaccgACAGATCTATAATTATCTTAGATCTAATACATACAATATCTGTGGGTTATTCCTAATACCTTCATAAAATGGTAAgctatattttttatgtactctccgcaagtgtatggattgtaacaagtaataaagtggtatcCTGCGAGGGGTAGAGTTGTCAAACTACAGAGACTGGACCTTTATTACTAATtgctcctctaatgtctagtagaacaagaattggttggtaatcgagttttcaacaacaagataGCAATGCCCTAGGATGATTCCTATGTGCTATAGTatactgacttgcttctaatttttaccaggtacatcctaagatccttgctggtgctctaaagcaatgttgcatttATGGCTATCAAATACGCCAAGTTCTGCAAGtgtaactacgggcttcatacatgttaagttttgcaactacacttgGTAATCATAACTATAGTAATTCacacacacaccaagttttacaccAGCATCtacacaaatcaagcatgccaagttatgcaaacatatGAATAAATGCAAGAATGCATCAGGACTCTGTAGACATTGAAAGCAAGTTGTCAAAGTACAAAaagcaacatagttcaacatcccaaGGCACtatggaatggttagcccctcatgatttCATATAATTGAGAAGAAGAATTAAATGTACTAAGGTAAGGAAAGCTAGATTCCAGTGAGCTTTACCGCTCTCTTTAAACAAAGGCTGAGTCTGATTGCTTGATGAGAAAAATATGTTCACTGGGAGGCTTTTCCACACAAAAGCTTATGCCACCCCTTTTAGGTTAGGAAAAGATCAAGTTATAACTATGCAACTAGGTATGCCGCTAGTGTAGGTTCCAAATTTACTTCTGCATAACTAACTGGATCAACAGGATATACCGCTAATTTTTCAGGTGGTGTTGATGGATGAATCGAAACACAGTGGGTCATCATGAAATCCTTACATTCTTTTGTAAtaccctttattttcttttatttgttggaCATTTCGGATTAAAACCAATAGATTGAACCTTGGACAGGCTTCATCGAGGGCATTTATTGGGAAAATATGATTTTCCCTTTTACAAATTCCTCTTAGTTATGCTTTAAAAGCTTCATGGATaagctaactccacttctcttgTATCTCCAACTcgaccttgatccccttagacggtgtggtgaagcttgagcGTCGTACTCCTAAGAGTTCTCCTCTTTGTAGAAGAAAAACCCGAACAAAAGATGAGGAGAAACCCTAAATCTTGAAGTTAAAAAAGAACTTTCAAGCTTGACACAGTctagcacgaccgtgctctttTGTGGGACTTCTGAGTGAATCAGTGTTACACATATAAATTGCACTATTAACATCATGCATTTAGAtagtattcatgcatttttcctagtctttattattattttacccttctttttgtacaaactactctTTCTAGTTGTTTTAATTGTAGGAAGCAGGAATTGAAACTGGAGACTGGGGAAATCCACAACCTGCCTGTGTACTACGAGAAATACCTGTGGACTATAAAGTGGCTGGGGCCCAGCTTCTATCTTTTGGATATAAAAGGATCAGAATATGACTTCAGGGAAACGAGGAAGGCTGGGAGAAAAGGGCTGGCGGCtgaaaagggaaaaaggaaGATCTGAAGACCTGGAGAGAGTTGAAGAAGGGAGGAGAGCTGGAAATTGAAGATAAAACCTTGTAGACATCATAGGGAGTCTTCTCAGCTTGTTGTGCTGCTTTCTGCAGACTTTCTtctcttcctatctttttctttgtaactgagatggtgtgtgagtagaactcttcttaggtttgggattagcccGAGGTGTTATgtgtttgatgtgttgatacattttgtatggatcttttatgcttaatggtagatttcttgagttgatttctgatttgtgtcaaagcttgtgattgtgaaagcattgcttgctatcttagagatctaggttaaCTGAAAGGATATCCTGGGTCTTGGAACCTCATTAATCACCCTGAACCTGCTGAAAGGCAGTTCTTGAGGGCTCATTGCTTAATCACTGTTTTTATTCAGGTTTTGAGAAGGGtttatctaccacgaaagtaggaggTAACCTTGATCAAGcctaacttgttatctcttgaaagagagtgacaagtagcttaggattaatgcccttcaagagatcTGCCCAAATCTAGTTTAGATCCAGCACATCATTCATGTTATaccttgtggtgagttcccaaacctaagtctaTTTTAATCTGAAGAAAGATCCATAGCCCTGTGTTCCTTCAGccttgattgtgttttattcCCTGCTTCTTGTTATTCCTAAATCCTacctttttaattgtctagataatCTCTTGTTGCAATAAATTGGTAATCAATacttggtcctcgtgggatcgatacttatttactacttggcaaaaccgtgcacttgcagttgtGCAACAATCAGTTAAGTGTCTGTCAATGATAATCATGGGgtgagcacgaccgtgctccgTCTGTGCTTTGCTTGAGTAGGACTATGTAATAATCACACTGGTCGTGCTTCCCTTGTGAGTAGAGGGTGCTTCAATTCAGAGTAAATCATCGGGAggaagcacgaccatgctccgGCCATGCTTAGCTTGGAAGCACCCCATGCTTGGTCAACTACTCAAACATCTTTAAATAGTGATAATCACAGGGATAGAGCATGCTCATGCTGTGCTTAtgcttggcttggacacttagaaaaatctacattctttgcttgttttgtctTCGGTTTTACTCCTAATTTCATTGGACCCTAAATTCCTGCGCTATGAATAattatacctagaatagcatcaAATATATCCATAATGTGctaaaatacaagaaaacaaatgaattgggagtaaaaaaagaagatatgaattgcATTCAttaaatacccccacacttgaatcattgcttgtcctgAAGCAATCTCACATCGctcaatcaaaagaaaagatgagtgcatcactTCTGATCTCAAGAGAGTAGAAAATTCTTAAGCATAGAGGGAACAACGGGAGttagaaaaaaaacatgaatgctCAATAAAAGGCTACACTCATTAGTTTAAAGACCTTGTGTGCGTGTAACCCTAATTTAAGTGCCCAATGCTTATAAGGACTCAACCTAACAAAAAAAGACCTTAATTAGATAACACACAGTGGGTAGTAGCTTTATACACCATAAAGGTAGACTTCTCTCTCGGTAGGTCCTTAAATGTACACGCAATGCACAAAATTggactactcaagagtggctttcactcttctaagatgatagctctttctaccattttttactcaaaaaatataaaaaaagaccTGTAGGGCATTCGAAAAGGAATCCGACTTCccaatctctctcttttttaaaCGCATTAAAAACAAGATAACTTGGTCAACAAGAGGTAGGATGTCATCTTAAAGCAAGTGGCTTCACACTTAGGGCGATGTGATGATGCATATGTCCTCAAAACAAGAGTGAGTCTACAATTTTGCTCCAAATAAGTCACTAGCCTGCATGTATCCCCCTAGGTTTAAGAATTTCTAACAAAaaacaatcatagatcatccttaGTTAAGCACTCATCACAATAGGAATACAAAGTAAAACataccctcccccacacttgaacggtgcattatcctcaatgtacaaccataagcaatgaaaacaagTAATTGATAACAAAAAGATTTAAAGGGGAGTTTATCCAACTACCCTGAACACGAAGAGTGATGTTGCCCCTCTCGATGTGCTTTCCAAACTCCCAATCAACCACACACAATCCCTGAGATGAGATAAGAGGCACACATGTGAAACTCAACatagacaacaaaataaaagcaacaaaaactaaaatatgcaaagtaaatgcataaatgaaacaaactaaaatGTCAGTTTAGGAGGGGATTCTCTTTGCTAATTGAATTGAATAAGTCCACAAATACCGAAACTAAAGAAAGTATGCGTCCATAatagtaaatattaaaaaattgagaatTGCAATAATCAGAAGGAAGCACTCTCTATCCAAGGCTCACCACTAGGAGAAGTAGAGTCAGCCTTGGACTTTCTCAAGCCTGCCGTATCAATCCCGATGCTCAGCAAGGGAAACAAGCTCGGGAGATAACCAAACGCTCCGGCGCTCTGCAGTCCTGGCCACATGTCTCTATAGCCACCTAAATGTTAAAGAAGAACATGTAACATGCTTAGCGTGGCTAGAAGAGGCATGAGGAGCCTGGGGTGATCAAGACGGAGAACTAGCAGTAGTAGTAGTAGCAGGAGTAGGGGAAGAGTCAGGGGCAACAGCAATATCCGTAGGTCAATGTACCCGATACTCGATCCCTCGAGCGGTGTGTATGCGCTGCAACATTCCCATCAACCTCAGGGTCTCGAGGGTCATGGAAGCGATGCTGTCCATCACTCTCATTCAATCTGCCCCCTCAAGGATGCGCATGCCCTTTACAAGTTACGTAATATAAGAGCCAACGAATGGAGAACCAATACGAGGGTCGGTCCCTTGATACACAATAGAAATGGTGACTTCGTAGCCCAAATGTAGCTCAACCCCATCGAGCATGGACAATAGGAAATCAATGTCACGTTGGCTAACGACACTGTTACTGTCCCACAACCTGTCGAGGTATGACTGAGAAGGAAGTGAATGTACCTCAGGGTGGGGAAACGGAGAGTAGTAGCCTTAGATCAACGAGGGTCATAGGCGTGATCAGTGTTGAGCCTTCTTCATGCGTCCTCGAGAGGTTCTCTAATTGGCCGAGAGATCAATAGAGAATCATATATAGGATTTTGAGTAAACTCCTCATCATAGAGTCCTAGCCAAATGGAGAACTCTATGAAGCTCATCCGATGTAGTGTGCTGAACAACTAGAACTGAATGGTGTCAGTGTGGTAGAAGCTCACAGTCTCGCAAGACAGCTCAAAGATAGCTAATACCTCTAGTGACAGCTGCTCATAGGTGTTGTTGGTGATAAGGAAGAGCTATCTCCAGGGTCCCATGCTTAGCATCTGTTGTACATCCTCCTCTAAGCCAACCTCATGGAGGACATCCCAATCAATCTCCCTCGACTCATCGAAGTGATGATGAGAGAGTCATGTGTAGTGATCCTAGTGCACCTGTGTATGAAAGACAGGTGTCAATTTGGTGGGTTAGGCTGGCTCCTCGTTTTTAGGCTTCTTCGAGGATGGCCTAGATGATGTTGTTTCCTCGGCATGGTCTGCAAAAGAAAATAACTAAGTTAAGTTCACAGATTGAAAATTTTAGGGAGAGCTTGGTCGTGCAAGGAGTGCACAGACCATGCTCTACATGACTACAAGAGCTTGCTCCCCCCTTAGGGCTCTGAACAACACAAGGGCATGATCATGCTTTTGAAAGAGCACGGTTGTGCTTCGAGGTGACCATCTTCCCCGAAGTCCCTAAGAACTAACATGCTCATGATACAACCATGATTAATAATATTCatcaaataaaagcaaaaatgaTGTACATTAAGCTTTGCAAGCACGATAAGCACGATTTTGACACAAAACATCATATAATAAATCGAAGAAACAAGGTTTACTGGAGTCGAGAAAAGGGGCAGATAAGCGAGGAGGAAACTGACGATGGATCGACAAACAAATGGCAAACTTAAGAAGATCTCGGGCACAAGAGAAGTAGTAGAAGAGAAAACGAGCAACGGAGAAGCAAACTAGCCTATGGCGAAGTggtttttaaaggaaaaaaagagaaggcgAATGGCCGTGCTAAAGTAAGCCTGAAGCACGATTGTGCTTAGGGCATGCTCAAAAGGGTATTTGTAATAAGGAAACCACAGTCGTGCTATCCCCGTGCTTCCTATTCGTGATTCTCTCGCAATAATGACACAAAGCCCAAGGAGTGAAGCACGGTCATGCAAGGAGCTCACAAACCGTGCTTCTTAGGAAGCATGCTTGTGCAAGGAGCTCATAGACTGTACTGATCCTGGAATTTGcttgaaaaacaaaacagagAGATTCATGGCTtgagcacgggcgtgctttGCCCGTGCTTAGCCTGAATTGCACCAGAACTTAGGTTTTCTCAATGCCACTGAATGGAACAAATTACTCTCTTGAgttaccacaaaaaaaaaacactcacaAAGCTGACACACTGAAACGAATAGAGAGAaccaataataacaaaaacagaTGCAGCAATCAATCCAAAACAAgactaaactaaaaacaaaactaaGACAACAACTAAAATAGCAAATTAACACTACAATGCCTtaggttgcctcctaagaaacgcttgtttaatgtcactagcttgatgtacctattCCACTCATTCAAGGAGATTTGTGGAAGTGAGACCTCTCATTGCCACCTAAAAAACAATTACAAGAATATGGTGCTAAGGTGTCAATTAAATTGATCTCACCACAAGTCCATAAGTTGGATTACATTGAGGTTGGTGGTGGAAtcagtagttttttttttcttgtgatcACTTGTTTCCACCACCTCTTGGCACGGGAAGATTTTCTCTTGGGTAATGCCAGAGGCATATGAACTTTGGCCCCCACTACTTCTTGGTAGCACACTTCCTCTAACAATTCACTCGATGCATCATCTTTGGAGGTGTCATCTTCTAAGATCTTTGATATTTCATCCTTTATGAATGTGTTCTGCAcatattcaaaaacaaactcATCAACCACATCGACACAATAACAAGTATTATCAAAATCCATAGAGTGTCTCATAGAGTCTCGGAGCTTGAAAGtgatcttttcttttcctaCGTGAAGTACCATCCGACCATTTTTCACATCAATTAAGGGTTTTGATGTTGCTAAGAATGGTTATCCCAAAATGAGAGGCACTTCCACCTTGTCTTCCACGTCTAGGATTACAAAGTCCAACAGAAAAATGAACTTTTCCACCATCACAAcacatcttcaataatgcctCTTGGTTTCCGAATGGACCTATccaccaattgtaatgtcattgTTGTGGCCTTTGGTTCTCCTAGCCTGagtttttggaaaatttggtAAGGAATAAGGTTGATACTTTCCCCAAGATCTACTTGAGCTTTCTCATCCACAAGCCCCCCAATTATACATGGGACGATAAATCCCCCAgggtttttctctttctttcgaAGCTTGTTGGTAATCAAGGCTGAACACTCTTCACTAAGTGTCACTGAAGATACTTCCTCAAGATTCCTCTTGTTAGTGAGTagttccttcaagaattttgcatatctTGGCATTAGTGCAAGAGCCTCAACGAATGGGACATTAATGTGCAAGGCCTTGAACACATCCAGAAATTTCTTGTacttttcttcttgttgatctttcttcatcttcactgGATAAGGAAGTTTGGGTTGGTACTTGGGCAATTCAGTTTTTTCCTTACCCAGATCCTGTCATTTCTCCTCATTGTCAATTGGAGCTTTAAAATCACTTTCCACTATTTTCCCAGCTCTTACCAATGGCTCAATAATCTCAACCTCGGGTTCAGTTTCGGTAAGGCTTGGAAGTTGCTTAGCACTCCTCAAAGTAATGGCCTTCAGAGATTCCTTGGGATTGACTTTCGTGTTACCAGGGAGAGAACCCGGAAGTCTTTCCTTGATTAGCTTCGACATCTGAGCCATATGATGCTCTAAATTCATGATGGTGGAATTTGTATTTCTCATAATTTCTTCATGCCCTAAAAGACAAATTtcattgtccttaatgtacCGAGTCAACAAAGCCGTGAGTTCATTGGAAGGTCCTGGCTGAGGAGGGGATGATTGAGCATTCTGCTGTGGGGCCTAGTCTATTATTGTGGCACTTGCCCTTGTCCTAGTTGgctccatgaaaagtttgggtgattcctccaacCCGCAGTGTAAGTGTTACTGTATGGGTTGTTCTGATAACGACTGTTCTGCccaacaaaatcaacttgttcagTCTGCCCTGCGCCCATATTAGAAGAAGAACATCCAGTATCGGTCTAGGACCCTCAATTTTTACAAGGTGGTACTGGTGCTTGAGAACCCGACTGTATAGTATCCAACCTCTTTGTAATAGCCTCAACCTACTCTGCGAAGGTAGTAATGGCATCCACTTGATAAATCCCGGCTACTTTCACCGGCTTGTTCCGTTTAGAACTCCATTGATGACCATTGTTTGTCATTTCCTC containing:
- the LOC120282757 gene encoding uncharacterized protein LOC120282757 yields the protein MSKLIKERLPGSLPGNTKVNPKESLKAITLRSAKQLPSLTETEPEVEIIEPLDLGKEKTELPKYQPKLPYPVKMKKDQQEEKYKKFLDVFKALHINVPFVEALALMPRYAKFLKELLTNKRNLEEVSSVTLSEECSALITNKLRKKEKNPGGFIVPCIIGGLVDEKAQVDLGESINLIPYQIFQKLRLGEPKATTMTLQLVDRSIRKPRGIIEDVL